The following coding sequences lie in one Tichowtungia aerotolerans genomic window:
- a CDS encoding glycoside hydrolase family 16 protein, translating into MMNARGATLALLTFALHAFPVPPSYTDFNLVFEDNFDATLDTNNWEVISDSGSWILSSRGPENIEVSNGRLILKTLNNPPEYPQEWSTGHLRTRWTQKYGYFEARFKYANHPWLNNAFWLFGSGTVGETGNQLEIDINEGRAPNEITQNYHIHPDFAQSHRLYPTADLTDSWHTYAAEWTPRHITYYFDDKKTHTVYLNTSSNFPRDVRFSTAVLEFLVNRTPDESRDLDGCDMEVDYVKVWQRQDNYTNAALYCTAGQSGLISYLDAIEAPSDGSAPPVLWYKIARTPNFGSGDPLNALTSRAAITNMTTDYWSNPDSAFGLMPGSYPPAISGSTGNFTTRTNGTVCFMFKTPETLNGFKSLFNQGYYGQSTQFEIGINGNVLRLGVQNGDAQPLKNLGTLAPETWYYVAMAWDLSAPDNNLSWYYGEAGSSSLYSGTVTATSAGSTSEAISIAGRKNTDYYSLIGGYFQNIAVYSQPLPGSAISNQFSAISAPLSPGYAGFTEFYQINEKPNSDPADDYDGDGQSNVYEYGLGGDPRNPADTGTKPVLYYGSDHNTSFYNVLLADPDADITYTVEHSENLLSPSWSNAGWNLIATNTTDNVAFNIVQHRIDSSAMDQLYVRLRISHAAP; encoded by the coding sequence ATGATGAACGCGCGAGGGGCAACCCTCGCGCTTTTAACGTTTGCGCTCCATGCGTTCCCCGTTCCGCCTTCATACACAGACTTCAATCTGGTTTTTGAAGACAACTTCGACGCAACCCTGGACACAAACAACTGGGAAGTCATAAGCGATTCCGGCTCATGGATTCTTTCTTCCAGGGGACCGGAAAATATTGAGGTTTCAAACGGAAGACTGATCCTCAAAACGCTGAATAATCCTCCGGAATATCCTCAGGAATGGTCTACCGGACATTTGCGAACCCGATGGACGCAGAAATATGGATACTTTGAAGCCAGGTTCAAATATGCAAACCACCCATGGCTGAACAATGCATTCTGGCTTTTTGGTTCGGGAACCGTCGGAGAAACAGGAAATCAACTGGAAATCGACATAAACGAAGGCCGCGCGCCGAATGAAATCACTCAGAACTATCACATCCATCCGGATTTTGCCCAATCACACAGACTGTATCCAACAGCTGACCTGACTGACAGTTGGCACACCTACGCTGCCGAGTGGACGCCCCGTCATATCACCTATTATTTCGACGATAAAAAGACCCATACAGTATACCTGAACACATCATCCAATTTCCCCCGCGACGTGCGCTTCAGTACAGCCGTTTTAGAGTTCCTGGTAAATCGCACACCGGACGAGTCCCGGGATCTCGACGGATGTGATATGGAAGTTGATTACGTCAAAGTCTGGCAGCGCCAGGACAACTACACCAATGCCGCACTTTACTGCACGGCAGGGCAATCCGGCTTAATCAGCTATCTGGATGCAATTGAAGCCCCGTCTGACGGAAGCGCTCCGCCTGTCCTGTGGTATAAAATCGCCCGAACCCCCAACTTCGGATCTGGAGACCCGCTCAACGCGCTAACCAGCAGGGCCGCGATCACCAACATGACGACCGATTACTGGAGCAACCCCGATTCGGCCTTTGGGCTCATGCCCGGAAGCTATCCGCCGGCGATTTCCGGTTCCACCGGGAACTTTACGACCAGAACAAACGGGACCGTCTGTTTCATGTTTAAAACCCCGGAAACCCTCAATGGGTTTAAAAGCCTGTTCAATCAGGGATATTATGGACAATCGACCCAATTTGAAATCGGCATCAACGGAAACGTATTGCGCCTCGGCGTCCAGAACGGAGATGCTCAGCCTCTTAAAAATCTCGGCACCCTCGCCCCCGAAACGTGGTACTACGTCGCAATGGCATGGGATCTTTCCGCCCCCGATAACAACCTGAGCTGGTATTACGGCGAAGCAGGAAGTTCATCCCTGTACTCAGGCACAGTAACCGCAACATCAGCCGGCTCCACCAGCGAGGCGATATCCATCGCCGGGCGAAAAAACACAGACTACTATTCCCTGATCGGAGGATATTTCCAAAACATCGCCGTCTATTCCCAACCCCTCCCCGGCAGCGCAATATCAAACCAGTTTTCCGCCATATCCGCACCGTTATCCCCCGGCTATGCAGGCTTTACAGAGTTCTATCAAATCAACGAAAAGCCAAATTCCGATCCCGCCGACGATTATGACGGCGACGGACAATCAAATGTCTACGAGTACGGACTCGGAGGAGACCCGCGAAACCCGGCCGATACCGGAACGAAACCTGTTCTTTATTATGGGTCGGACCATAACACCAGTTTCTATAATGTTCTTTTAGCCGACCCCGATGCAGACATTACCTATACCGTCGAACATTCGGAAAACCTTCTCAGTCCGTCATGGAGCAATGCCGGGTGGAATCTGATTGCCACCAACACAACGGATAATGTTGCCTTTAATATCGTTCAGCACCGCATCGACAGCAGTGCTATGGATCAGCTTTATGTCCGTTTGCGGATCTCTCATGCAGCGCCCTGA
- a CDS encoding LamG-like jellyroll fold domain-containing protein — MRKYIILLIATLIAASGYTELSSYLDSVGSPSDGGAGPALWYKIARSPNDGSAGASYTLTSSGTMTSLIADYWGNTDSAFGLIDNSNPAGVAGSSGLFCSGTNGTVSFLVKTPDTLSGFKSVFNQGVYSDSTQFELGLNGDTFRLGIQNGDTKSNVNLITAATGTWYYVCLRWDLSAGSDNLTWYCGEAGQSLSSGTVTITTAGSVSNPIYFGGRKNTSYYSLIGGYFQSIAVYERTLSDSAVQNQFAKLASSSILRLAAYEATVETPTDEGGGPVLYYSNAGTADSNGHMFSTGSDNAVIYNMGDLTGTGAFGNPDYAVEGRINMGISGSSTSENLINHLAGDNGTVSLLFKTPTTMSGYQSLFNRGIYAQSQALEIGISDGKLRFINNSTKITDVGLLTADTWYYVALSFDLTKTSDDLTWFYGEFGSVTLNSGSITIDNSARPSTTIYIGGRTGSAGFGGLIQEVATWDRTLSEQAITDQFNQTLDAIPYPAVDGPESLIVNGDFTQSANETVPDLSSYRVTGSNGDYPGNDGNYADVVGWIHYNADPNALASYTDLGEVLDGTDKLSTTFKPTLGRIYLSSSMDYRNGMIQTNIFNGVSINPNLDYELSVDVAQVSSKDHSQTTFTATLTTGSGSAATNIANAVPGALIQVSPTTGMPTALLDTPYTVTVSGSDLVAAQSGGPVNVLFESLNAEDIANFPEGPIDPLNADEMSQVFVGTVSLTAILPAGDGNKDGVVGRDDLLSAQLYLATAADRQSQLYDLGYTAAEALAYLNLEMYDMDADNDFDADDLAAMIAIAAPFNIQLSGNGTTFDIEWASLPGKVYDLESSASLSPAAWTPYADYTNIAADVSGTNSVTDLPASELSRFFKVIEKD, encoded by the coding sequence ATGAGAAAATACATTATACTATTGATCGCAACCCTGATTGCGGCATCAGGCTACACGGAATTATCCAGCTATCTTGACTCGGTAGGAAGCCCGTCTGATGGCGGTGCCGGCCCTGCGTTGTGGTATAAAATCGCCCGATCTCCCAATGACGGTTCTGCCGGAGCCTCATACACGCTGACAAGCAGCGGAACCATGACCAGCCTGATCGCCGACTACTGGGGCAATACGGACTCGGCCTTCGGTCTCATCGACAACAGCAACCCGGCAGGGGTAGCCGGATCATCCGGCCTCTTCTGCTCTGGAACAAACGGAACGGTTTCGTTTCTTGTAAAAACGCCCGACACCCTGAGCGGGTTCAAAAGCGTGTTCAATCAGGGTGTATATTCTGACAGTACACAGTTCGAACTCGGACTCAACGGCGACACCTTTCGGTTGGGCATACAGAACGGCGACACGAAGTCCAATGTCAACTTAATCACGGCTGCCACCGGCACATGGTACTATGTCTGTTTGCGCTGGGATTTGTCAGCAGGATCGGACAATCTGACCTGGTACTGCGGCGAAGCAGGGCAGTCGCTGAGTTCAGGAACCGTGACAATTACTACTGCAGGAAGCGTTAGCAACCCCATTTATTTTGGCGGTCGTAAAAACACGTCCTATTATTCACTGATCGGAGGATACTTCCAAAGTATTGCGGTTTATGAGCGCACGCTTTCGGATTCCGCTGTTCAAAACCAATTCGCAAAATTAGCCAGTTCCTCAATACTTCGTCTCGCGGCATACGAAGCAACCGTCGAAACTCCAACTGACGAAGGCGGCGGTCCAGTGCTGTATTACTCCAATGCAGGCACTGCAGATTCCAACGGTCACATGTTCAGTACAGGATCAGACAACGCAGTCATCTACAATATGGGCGATCTTACCGGAACCGGCGCTTTTGGGAATCCAGACTATGCCGTTGAAGGTCGTATAAACATGGGCATCTCCGGTTCCAGTACGTCTGAGAACCTGATAAATCATCTTGCGGGCGACAACGGGACCGTCAGCCTGCTTTTCAAAACCCCGACCACGATGAGCGGGTACCAAAGCCTGTTCAATCGCGGCATTTACGCACAATCACAAGCTCTTGAAATCGGCATCAGCGACGGGAAGCTTCGTTTTATTAACAACAGCACTAAAATTACAGATGTAGGATTGTTGACGGCAGACACATGGTATTATGTCGCCCTGAGTTTTGACCTCACCAAAACATCGGATGACCTGACCTGGTTCTATGGAGAATTCGGATCCGTAACCCTGAACTCAGGAAGCATTACAATTGACAACAGCGCCCGCCCAAGCACCACGATCTATATCGGAGGAAGAACTGGATCCGCGGGATTCGGCGGCCTGATCCAGGAAGTTGCAACCTGGGACCGCACGTTGAGCGAACAGGCCATCACAGACCAGTTTAACCAAACATTGGACGCAATTCCATATCCCGCGGTCGACGGTCCCGAAAGCCTCATTGTTAATGGCGATTTCACCCAGTCTGCAAATGAAACTGTCCCCGATCTGTCATCCTACCGGGTGACAGGCTCCAACGGAGATTATCCCGGCAACGACGGTAATTATGCCGATGTCGTCGGGTGGATACACTACAACGCTGACCCGAACGCACTTGCCAGCTATACAGATCTTGGCGAAGTGCTCGACGGAACCGACAAGCTCAGCACGACCTTTAAGCCGACTTTGGGACGGATCTACTTGAGCTCATCAATGGACTATCGGAACGGAATGATACAGACGAATATTTTCAACGGGGTTTCCATCAATCCAAACCTTGATTACGAGTTGTCTGTCGATGTTGCTCAGGTTTCTTCGAAAGATCATTCCCAGACAACCTTTACGGCCACTCTGACAACCGGATCCGGATCCGCCGCCACAAATATTGCCAATGCAGTTCCCGGCGCACTGATCCAGGTTTCTCCGACAACTGGAATGCCAACGGCACTCCTTGACACGCCCTACACGGTTACAGTCAGTGGCAGCGATCTGGTGGCAGCGCAATCCGGCGGACCGGTCAATGTCCTGTTTGAATCATTGAATGCAGAAGATATTGCCAACTTCCCGGAAGGACCGATTGATCCGCTGAATGCAGATGAAATGTCCCAGGTGTTTGTCGGCACTGTTTCGCTGACTGCAATCCTTCCCGCCGGAGACGGAAACAAGGACGGGGTTGTAGGTCGGGATGATCTTCTCTCCGCCCAGCTCTACCTGGCTACGGCAGCAGACCGTCAGAGTCAACTGTACGATCTGGGGTACACCGCAGCGGAAGCTCTGGCTTATCTCAATCTGGAAATGTATGACATGGATGCGGACAACGACTTTGATGCCGATGACCTGGCAGCAATGATTGCCATTGCCGCACCGTTCAATATTCAGCTCTCAGGAAATGGAACCACCTTTGACATCGAGTGGGCCAGCCTGCCCGGTAAGGTTTATGATCTTGAATCCTCCGCCTCCCTCTCTCCTGCAGCATGGACGCCCTATGCAGACTACACAAACATTGCGGCTGACGTGAGCGGAACCAACAGCGTCACCGACCTGCCGGCTTCGGAGTTGAGCCGCTTTTTCAAGGTGATCGAAAAAGACTAA